The following are encoded together in the Salvia hispanica cultivar TCC Black 2014 chromosome 6, UniMelb_Shisp_WGS_1.0, whole genome shotgun sequence genome:
- the LOC125195372 gene encoding uncharacterized protein LOC125195372 — MSNPNPWLMLRPTFDRSRGGMVYNFYNLEDNEVVRINKYGPGPDPPEHPDDEAEVVGSSHGWLALKNHRNNELFLSNPMTHRHIKLPPIDSLPNPEFNLDNCSRSANVSKLILSASPDDADCRAMVAFGWSGRLAFCRPGHSRDWAPIGQLFMEREREGKWYDYKYARSYDDFVFSSKSNVFTCLTSSNIHTRGLEDWDLTSIDSPKIDWIRRQGDEKEENNDDNEEMKQKQHLVYAEQTGELFIVNRLIQEGTTRRCDVYRIEKEKGGWTNIRPCSLQGIALFVGTNHSFAVSAPHIMPNSIYYADGDDVGIYDCDDETFSNCYYPDDADQALDDTDDTPIWFTPMLT, encoded by the coding sequence ATGAGTAATCCTAATCCATGGCTGATGCTGAGACCCACATTCGACAGAAGCCGCGGCGGCATGGTGTACAACTTCTACAACCTAGAGGACAATGAGGTGGTGCGGATCAACAAGTACGGCCCGGGACCGGATCCTCCGGAGCACCCGGACGACGAAGCCGAGGTGGTGGGATCCTCCCACGGCTGGCTAGCCTTAAAGAACCACCGCAACAACGAGCTGTTCCTCTCGAACCCCATGACCCACCGCCACATCAAGCTCCCACCCATCGACTCCCTCCCCAACCCCGAGTTCAACCTGGACAACTGCAGCCGCTCAGCAAACGTGTCAAAACTAATCCTCTCCGCCTCCCCCGACGACGCCGACTGCCGCGCCATGGTGGCGTTCGGCTGGAGCGGCAGGCTGGCCTTCTGCCGCCCCGGGCACAGCCGCGACTGGGCCCCCATCGGCCAGCTATTCATGGAGCGGGAGCGAGAGGGAAAATGGTACGACTACAAGTACGCTAGGTCATACGATGATTTCGTGTTTTCAAGCAAAAGCAATGTCTTCACTTGCTTGACCAGCTCCAACATCCACACCAGGGGATTGGAGGACTGGGACCTCACAAGCATCGATTCTCCCAAAATAGATTGGATTCGGAGACAGGGTGacgaaaaagaagaaaacaatgaCGATAACGAAGAAATGAAGCAGAAGCAGCACCTGGTGTATGCGGAGCAGACGGGTGAGCTCTTCATCGTGAATCGTCTCATCCAAGAAGGTACAACTCGAAGATGTGATGTGTATAGAATTGAAAAGGAGAAGGGGGGGTGGACCAACATTAGGCCATGTTCGTTGCAGGGTATAGCGTTGTTTGTCGGAACCAACCACTCCTTCGCCGTCTCCGCGCCCCATATCATGCCCAATTCTATTTACTACGCTGACGGTGACGATGTCGGAATATACGATTGCGATGACGAGACTTTCTCAAATTGCTATTATCCTGATGATGCTGATCAAGCCTTAGACGATACTGATGATACACCTATTTGGTTTACTCCCATGCTTACTTGA
- the LOC125195373 gene encoding uncharacterized protein LOC125195373 — MEGGGRTMSTSSIGKISSPWLMLPSSSSSEALYSKFYSLPEMKVVSIKKEAPPPPWAQGEVKHVGYSHGWVALYNRDNRQTFLSDPITGRHIKLPDIHALRPYSSIIWPHMIILSSPPTAHDCRAIMVYGPRFCIAVCFPAHTSATWLPVCGQGSYTQPVYSTHHNRLFCIAEHDAVGCWDLESSSLVWKSDPYFNKDNDKGCHYNKYLMTDEHSGRLFLVIRKVVNQVGRDGSLVKSIRLKSGYNDYDSYPHKTTSFEVYEIDAKDGKMRYMHASLDGFTMFVACNHSFVMQAADLNLSPDSIYFTDNLIFTYDGRCNHDSGIFDYVDRKVSSIYYPSHVSQISHTLAPTMWFTPISH, encoded by the coding sequence ATGGAGGGCGGCGGTAGGACGATGAGCACCAGCAGCATTGGGAAAATATCATCCCCTTGGCTGATGCTACCGTCGTCGTCATCCTCGGAGGCGTTGTATAGTAAGTTTTACAGCCTTCCAGAGATGAAAGTGGTGAGCATCAAGAAGGAAGCACCGCCGCCTCCGTGGGCACAAGGCGAGGTGAAACATGTGGGATACTCCCACGGCTGGGTGGCATTATACAACAGAGACAATCGACAAACTTTCCTTTCCGATCCCATCACCGGCCGTCACATAAAGCTTCCCGACATCCACGCCTTGCGCCCATATTCCTCCATCATTTGGCCCCACATGATCATCCTATCCTCCCCTCCCACCGCCCACGACTGCCGCGCGATCATGGTGTACGGCCCCAGATTCTGCATCGCGGTCTGCTTCCCCGCCCACACCAGCGCCACCTGGCTCCCCGTCTGCGGCCAAGGCTCCTACACCCAACCCGTTTACTCCACCCACCACAACCGCCTCTTCTGCATAGCGGAACATGACGCGGTCGGGTGCTGGGACCTCGAATCTTCCTCCTTAGTATGGAAGTCGGATCCTTATTTTAACAAGGACAACGACAAGGGCTGCCATTACAATAAGTATCTGATGACTGATGAACATTCGGGCCGGCTATTTCTAGTGATACGTAAAGTGGTGAACCAGGTCGGGCGCGACGGATCGCTCGTGAAATCCATCCGCCTTAAGAGTGGCTACAACGACTACGATAGTTACCCACACAAAACCACTAGTTTCGAGGTGTATGAAATTGATGCCAAGGATGGTAAAATGAGGTACATGCACGCTTCATTGGATGGTTTCACAATGTTTGTCGCATGCAACCACTCATTCGTGATGCAAGCAGCGGACTTGAACTTGAGTCCAGATTCGATTTATTTCACTGATAATCTAATTTTTACTTACGATGGTAGATGTAATCATGATAGTGGCATCTTTGATTACGTGGATAGGAAAGTATCTTCCATCTATTATCCCTCTCATGTCTCTCAGATATCACACACGCTTGCTCCAACCATGTGGTTCACTCCAATTTCCCACTAG
- the LOC125192494 gene encoding uncharacterized protein At2g39795, mitochondrial-like: MLRLVSTSAVASRFFSTVAGRSKLIGAINSEIKAIELDIMKRRGVPGDLPFMIEDDDKYCHVMLTRELGPEKIEVTVNPAHDDGDGDPQFVRINVSISKEDKGTLDVGANVSSDEILVDKIAFSEPNCYNLSVRLKLEGELQDAMSNFVKVRGIDISSVGFLYNYMLEKRKRWPTIWVPPPKPHETADLKKLHEFVKDW; encoded by the exons ATGCTTCGATTAGTTTCTACCTCTGCAGTTGCCTCACGCTTCTTCTCCACCGTCGCCGGCCGCTCTAAACTCATCGGAGCCATAAATTCCGAAATCAAAGCCATTGAGTTGGATATCATGAAAAGA AGGGGGGTGCCGGGCGATCTCCCGTTCATGATCGAAGATGACGATAAGTACTGCCACGTCATGCTGACAAGGGAGTTGGGCCCGGAGAAAATCGAGGTCACGGTGAACCCGGCCCACGACGATGGCGACGGCGACCCGCAATTCGTTCGCATAAACGTGTCTATCTCTAAAGAGGACAAGGGAACATTGGACGTGGGAGCTAATGTTTCTAGTGATGAAATTTTGGTTGACAAAATAGCATTTAGTGAGCCCAACTGCTACAATCTCTCTGTGAGATTGAAATTGGAGGGTGAATTGCAGGATGCTATGAGTAATTTTGTCAAAGTTAGAGGTATTGATATATCGAGTGTTGGTTTCTTGTACAATTATATGTTGGAGAAACGCAAGCGATGGCCTACAATTTGGGTTCCCCCACCAAAGCCTCATGAAACCGCTGACCTCAAAAAATTGCATGAATTTGTTAAGGATTGGTAG
- the LOC125192031 gene encoding uncharacterized protein LOC125192031 isoform X1 codes for MFRAVAASSSRKLLFANGRRFSSAAAASAHSMLANALDSKIKHITEMRRPEAPAEFPFKIEHNLGGYVSMTRELAGEEIEVRLVDEKHKDKSASDSSSVDLKIEIYKSDGKSMNFAATASADDIVIQKLTAKDSHYDVICSQLCIKPKSELQEALGEFLHARGIEKSIGGFLYDYTMWNSQKCDQLGVEELEKLKDDVRKSDVEELEKLKDDVRKSDVEELEKLKNVVTNWWR; via the exons ATGTTTCGCGCCGTAgctgcttcttcttctcgCAAATTACTATTCGCCAATGGCCGCCGCTTCTCATCCGCCGCGGCGGCGTCGGCTCACAGCATGCTCGCCAATGCCTTAGATTCCAAAATCAAACACATCactgaaatg AGGAGGCCAGAGGCCCCAGCCGAGTTCCCCTTCAAAATAGAACACAATCTCGGCGGCTACGTCAGCATGACGAGGGAGCTCGCCGGAGAGGAAATCGAGGTGAGGCTGGTTGACGAAAAACACAAGGATAAGAGTGCTTCCGATTCCTCTTCCGtggatttgaaaattgaaatctaCAAATCAGATGGAAAATCTATGAATTTTGCGGCGACTGCTTCTGCTGATGACATTGTGATCCAGAAATTGACTGCCAAGGATAGTCATTATGATGTCATCTGCTCTCAGCTCTGCATCAA GCCGAAGAGCGAGTTGCAGGAGGCGTTGGGAGAGTTTCTCCACGCAAGAGGGATTGAGAAATCGATTGGTGGATTTTTGTACGATTATACGATGTGGAATTCGCAAAAATGTGATCAACTTGGTGTGGAAGAATTGGAGAAGCTCAAGGATGATGTTAGAAAATCTGATGTGGAAGAATTGGAGAAGCTCAAGGATGATGTTAGAAAATCTGATGTGGAAGAATTGGAGAAGCTCAAGAATGTTGTGACCAATTGGTGGCGCTAG
- the LOC125192031 gene encoding uncharacterized protein LOC125192031 isoform X2, with translation MFRAVAASSSRKLLFANGRRFSSAAAASAHSMLANALDSKIKHITEMRRPEAPAEFPFKIEHNLGGYVSMTRELAGEEIEVRLVDEKHKDKSASDSSSVDLKIEIYKSDGKSMNFAATASADDIVIQKLTAKDSHYDVICSQLCIKPKSELQEALGEFLHARGIEKSIGGFLYDYTMWNSQKCDQLGVEELEKLKDDVRKSDVEELEKLKNVVTNWWR, from the exons ATGTTTCGCGCCGTAgctgcttcttcttctcgCAAATTACTATTCGCCAATGGCCGCCGCTTCTCATCCGCCGCGGCGGCGTCGGCTCACAGCATGCTCGCCAATGCCTTAGATTCCAAAATCAAACACATCactgaaatg AGGAGGCCAGAGGCCCCAGCCGAGTTCCCCTTCAAAATAGAACACAATCTCGGCGGCTACGTCAGCATGACGAGGGAGCTCGCCGGAGAGGAAATCGAGGTGAGGCTGGTTGACGAAAAACACAAGGATAAGAGTGCTTCCGATTCCTCTTCCGtggatttgaaaattgaaatctaCAAATCAGATGGAAAATCTATGAATTTTGCGGCGACTGCTTCTGCTGATGACATTGTGATCCAGAAATTGACTGCCAAGGATAGTCATTATGATGTCATCTGCTCTCAGCTCTGCATCAA GCCGAAGAGCGAGTTGCAGGAGGCGTTGGGAGAGTTTCTCCACGCAAGAGGGATTGAGAAATCGATTGGTGGATTTTTGTACGATTATACGATGTGGAATTCGCAAAAATGTGATCAACTTGGTGTGGAAGAATTGGAGAAGCTCAAG GATGATGTTAGAAAATCTGATGTGGAAGAATTGGAGAAGCTCAAGAATGTTGTGACCAATTGGTGGCGCTAG
- the LOC125191862 gene encoding transcription factor FAMA-like encodes MMQFEEEKTLNSAVENLEAKGKGKNKRKRAKASKTSEEVERQRMTHIAVERNRRKQMNEHLQMLRSLMPAYYVHRGDQASIVGGAIEFVRELQQLLQCLESVHHHHHEQQPPPLILPPTLDHHDQTAESKSWLAEVEVRLSGLFGMIKILSGRRRGQITKNISAVECLHLQILQTHITTIEQLVVCSFSVKMSREAMLTAEDVANSIQHILNCFHSNSSSMP; translated from the exons ATGATGCAGTTTGAAGAGGAGAAAACATTGAACTCTGCAGTCGAAAATCTTGAAGcgaagggcaagggcaagaaCAAGAGGAAGAGGGCGAAAGCCAGCAAGACTAGTGAAGAGGTCGAGAGGCAGAGGATGACTCATATCGCGGTGGAGAGGAACCGGAGAAAGCAAATGAACGAGCATCTTCAAATGCTGAGGTCTCTCATGCCGGCCTACTATGTCCACAGG GGAGATCAGGCTTCTATAGTTGGTGGAGCAATTGAATTTGTGAGAGAGCTGCAACAACTCCTCCAATGCCTTGAATCagttcatcatcatcatcatgaACAACAACCACCACCGTTGATCCTGCCTCCAACACTTGATCATCATGATCAGACGGCTGAGAGCAAGTCTTGGTTGGCAGAGGTTGAAGTGAGGCTCTCGGGGCTGTTTGGGATGATCAAGATTCTGTCGGGAAGGCGGCGCGGACAGATCACCAAGAATATCTCTGCTGTTGAGTGTTTGCATCTTCAGATTCTGCAAACTCACATTACTACCATTGAACAACTTGTTGTCTGCTCTTTCAGTGTCAAG ATGAGTAGAGAAGCAATGCTGACAGCTGAAGATGTGGCAAACTCAATTCAGCATATACTGAATTGTTTTCATTCCAACAGCAGCAGCATgccatga
- the LOC125196569 gene encoding 60S ribosomal protein L13a-4-like, translated as MVSGSGICAKRVVVDARNHMLGRLASILAKELLNGQRVVVVRCEEICLSGGLVRQKMKYLRFLRKRMNTKPSHGPIHFRAPSKILWRTIRGMIPHKTKRGEAALARLKVYEGVPPPYDKIKRMVIPDALKVLRLQARHKYCLLGRLSSEVGWNHYDTIRELEKKRKERAQVTYERKKQLNKLRVKAEKVALEKLGSQLDVIAPIKY; from the exons ATGGTGTCAGGCTCGGGGATCTGCGCGAAGAGAGTGGTGGTCGATGCCAGGAACCACATGCTCGGGCGGTTGGCGTCAATTCTGGCCAAGGAGCTCTTGAATGGGCAGAGAGTGGTGGTGGTCAGATGCGAGGAAATCTGCCTCTCCGGCGGCCTTGTTCGCCAGAAGATGAAGTACTTGCGGTTTCTCCGCAAGCGGATGAACACCAAGCCGTCGCACGGACCCATCCATTTCCGCGCCCCTTCCAAGATTCTCTGGAGAACTATCCGTGG GATGATTCCCCACAAGACCAAGAGAGGAGAAGCTGCTCTTGCACGCTTGAAAGTCTACGAGGGTGTCCCACCTCCATATGACAAAATCAAGAGGATGGTCATCCCTGATGCACTCAA GGTGTTGAGGCTTCAAGCTCGCCACAAATATTGTTTGTTGGGCAGACTCTCATCAGAAGTTGGGTGGAATCATTATGATACCATCAGG gagctggagaagaagagaaaggaaAGAGCTCAGGTTACTTATGAAAGGAAGAAGCAATTGAACAAGCTGAGAGTCAAGGCTGAGAAGGTTGCTCTGGAGAAGCTCGGCTCACAGCTAGATGTCATTGCTCCTATCAAGTACTAA
- the LOC125195374 gene encoding probable pectinesterase 29, which yields MASRFCQHIFGKKPNHHVLDVDPSGKGHFKTIQAAIDAVPSHNPRWTFIHIKKGVYREQVSIPREKPFIFLKGGGEENTIITWDAHDSIATSATFSSYADYTMAQDISFVNSFNNGTHNRMRPALTAKIQGDKSAFHRCRFYGMQDTLWDVQGRHYFKLCTIQGSVDFIFGASQSLYEKCTISIVENLHKGPGYITAQGRSGPRETSAFVFKDCNIVGKGKGKAYLGRAWRDHATVLFYNTLMSDAVVPQGWSAWYSTGNENQLRFAEVKSRGRGANASKRVRWANKLSEKELKEFTSISFIDGEGWLRKLAFNIFGA from the exons atgGCCTCACGATTCTGTCAGCATATTTTCGGCaa GAAGCCTAACCATCATGTGCTCGACGTTGATCCATCCGGGAAGGGCCACTTCAAGACGATCCAAGCGGCCATAGACGCCGTCCCCTCTCACAACCCACGATGGACTTTCATACACATCAAAAAGGGTGTATACAG GGAGCAAGTTAGCATTCCTCGTGAGAAGCCATTCATCTTCCTCAAAGGAGGAGGAGAGGAAAACACAATCATAACATGGGATGCACATGACTCCATTGCAACAAGTGCCACCTTCTCCTCTTATGCAGACTACACAATGGCACAAGACATATCATTTgtt AACTCTTTCAACAACGGAACTCACAACCGCATGAGGCCAGCACTCACAGCCAAGATCCAAGGCGACAAATCGGCCTTCCACAGATGCAGATTCTACGGCATGCAAGACACGTTGTGGGACGTCCAAGGCCGGCATTACTTCAAACTATGCACCATCCAAGGCTCGGTCGACTTCATCTTTGGTGCAAGCCAATCCCTCTACGAG AAATGTACAATCTCAATAGTTGAAAATCTGCACAAAGGCCCCGGCTACATCACAGCACAGGGAAGATCAGGACCAAGGGAGACGAGCGCCTTCGTTTTCAAAGACTGCAACATAGTcgggaaggggaaggggaaggcgTATCTCGGGAGAGCATGGAGAGATCACGCGACAGTCTtgttctacaacacactcatGTCCGATGCCGTCGTCCCTCAAGGATGGAGCGCTTGGTACAGCACCGGCAACGA GAATCAGTTGAGATTTGCGGAGGTCAAGAGTCGTGGGAGAGGCGCCAACGCTTCGAAGAGAGTGAGGTGGGCGAATAAGCTAAGTGAGAAAGAGTTGAAGGAGTTCACCAGCATTTCATTCATTGATGGTGAAGGTTGGTTGAGGAAGCTAGCTTTCAACATTTTTGGTGcttaa
- the LOC125195375 gene encoding probable pectinesterase 29, whose protein sequence is MASWCICIFLSLLSSVSSVSAATIVVDQSNRGDFTTVQAAINSVPSGNLEWTIINIREGIYREQVIIPYDKPFIILQGTGIQTTIISWNGHGPIDRDATFNSEANNTIARDISFVNSYNTPPKVNTNPMVRAVAARIKGDNSAFYRCGFFGLQDTLWDVEGRHYYERCTIEGAVDFIFGAGQSLFESCAISVAGGALNGPGFITAQRRENPNDTNGFVFKNCIIVGEGKVYLGRPWGKYARVLFYNTQMADIIVPQGWDPWTSVGQENLLTLSEYNSQGPGSNSSMRVGWAKKLSDEEVNKLASVSFIK, encoded by the exons atggctTCTTGGTGTATCTGCATATTTTTGTCTCTTTTGTCATCGGTTTCTTCCGTTAGCGCTGCAACAATCGTGGTTGATCAGTCGAATCGGGGCGATTTCACAACCGTGCAAGCAGCCATTAATTCTGTTCCTTCCGGCAACCTTGAATGGACTATCATTAACATCAGAGAAGGCATTTACCG GGAACAAGTGATTATTCCTTACGATAAGCCATTCATAATCCTGCAAGGAACAGGAATTCAAACCACCATTATTTCGTGGAATGGTCATGGCCCCATTGACCGAGACGCTACTTTCAATTCTGAAGCTAACAACACGATTGCTCGGGACATATCATTTGTT AATTCATACAACACTCCCCCTAAAGTTAATACGAATCCAATGGTAAGGGCGGTGGCTGCTCGGATTAAAGGCGACAACTCGGCCTTCTACCGTTGTGGATTCTTCGGATTGCAAGACACACTGTGGGATGTTGAAGGCAGACATTACTACGAACGCTGCACCATCGAAGGTGCCGTAGATTTCATCTTTGGTGCTGGCCAATCCTTGTTTGAG AGCTGTGCCATATCAGTAGCCGGGGGAGCTCTAAACGGACCAGGATTCATCACGGCTCAAAGAAGAGAGAACCCTAATGACACGAACGGGTTCGTGTTCAAAAACTGTATTATAGTTGGGGAGGGGAAGGTATATCTTGGAAGGCCGTGGGGAAAGTACGCTAGAGTCCTATTCTACAACACGCAAATGGCGGACATCATTGTCCCTCAAGGATGGGATCCTTGGACGAGCGTCGGCCAAGA GAATCTGTTGACGCTGTCAGAGTATAACAGTCAGGGTCCGGGATCGAATAGTTCCATGAGAGTTGGATGGGCAAAGAAGCTAAGTGATGAAGAGGTTAACAAGTTAGCCAGCGTTTCCTTCATTAAGTGA
- the LOC125195376 gene encoding uncharacterized protein LOC125195376, whose translation MGCLTFSSGLYANLFTFLRDEFHFEDIDAAKITNYVNGSITFIPIFAAIIVDSFAGCFSYLPYRRTQLLLCSFLILILIFSINLKLKISVYATIVVDQSTSGGFRTVQAAINSIPSGNTKWTTIDIKKGTYREKVYIPSDKPFIFLKGAGSKNTFISWNGHGAINESAAFTSKADNIVAEDISFINTYNFPPKDNKNGMATAVAAQIQGDKVIFYRCGFFGLQDTLWDVQGRHYYKSCTIAGAVDFIFGAAQSLFESCTILVTAGSLDGPGYITAQGRENPNDRNGFVFKNCNIVGEGKAYLGRPWRDYARVIFSNTQMSDIIVPEGWDAWKSAGKENQLLLSEYKCWGPGSTNSRRVRWAKKLSDEVANKLATLSFIDNHGWIKRAADIIVVDPSKRGGFTTVQAAINSVPSNNTKWTTIDIKPGTYREQVIIPMDKQFIFLKGSGSNNTFISWNGHADINETATFSSEADNTIARDITFINSYNSPPKGNKNPLVPAVAARIQGDKSAFYRCGFFGLQDTLWDVKGRHYYKSCTIEGAVDFIFGAAQSLYEGCTISVAAGAVNGPGFITAQGREKPNDTNGFVFKTCNIVGEGKVFLGRAWRDYARVLFYNTLMSDIIVPQGWDAWNSSGRENQLSFSEYKCSGPGSMSSKRVGWAKKMSDEEANKLATISFIDNQGWVDQAFKVLGP comes from the exons ATGGGTTGTTTGACATTCTCATCGGGATTATATGCCAACCTTTTTACATTCCTGAGAGATGAGTTCCATTTTGAAGACATTGATGCTGCTAAAATCACCAACTATGTCAATGGAAGCATCACTTTCATCCCTATCTTCGCTGCAATCATTGTTGATTCATTTGCTGGCTGCTTTTCCTACTTACCTTATAGAAGAACTCAG ttgttactttgttcatttttaatattgattctaattttttcaattaatttaaaattgaaaattagcgttta TGCAACAATCGTGGTTGATCAGTCGACGAGTGGTGGTTTCAGAACCGTACAAGCCGCCATTAATTCCATCCCTTCCGGCAACACCAAATGGACTACCATTGATATCAAAAAAGGCACTTACAG GGAAAAAGTGTATATTCCTAGTGATAAGCCATTCATATTCCTGAAAGGAGCAGGAAGTAAAAACACCTTCATTTCGTGGAATGGTCATGGTGCCATTAACGAAAGCGCTGCATTCACATCTAAAGCCGACAACATAGTTGCCGAGGACATATCGTTCATT AATACTTACAACTTTCCCCCAAAGGACAATAAAAATGGGATGGCTACGGCGGTGGCAGCTCAAATTCAAGGTGACAAAGTGATCTTCTACCGTTGTGGATTCTTCGGATTGCAGGACACATTGTGGGATGTTCAAGGCAGACATTACTACAAAAGTTGTACCATTGCTGGTGCCGTAGATTTCATATTTGGTGCTGCCCAATCCTTGTTCGAG AGTTGTACTATATTAGTAACTGCAGGGTCCTTAGACGGACCGGGATACATCACAGCTCAAGGGAGAGAGAACCCTAACGACAGGAACGGGTTCGTGTTCAAGAACTGCAACATAGTTGGGGAGGGGAAGGCGTATCTTGGAAGGCCGTGGAGAGATTACGCTAGAGTCATATTTTCCAACACGCAAATGTCCGATATCATTGTCCCTGAAGGATGGGATGCTTGGAAAAGCGCGGGCAAAGA GAATCAATTGTTGCTATCGGAGTATAAATGTTGGGGCCCAGGTTCAACGAATTCGAGGAGAGTCCGGTGGGCGAAGAAGCTGAGTGATGAAGTGGCTAACAAGTTAGCAACATTGTCCTTCATTGACAATCATGGATGGATTAAACGAGC CGCCGACATAATCGTGGTTGATCCATCGAAGCGCGGTGGTTTCACAACCGTACAAGCCGCCATTAATTCCGTCCCTTCCAACAACACCAAATGGACTACCATTGACATCAAACCAGGCACTTATAG GGAGCAAGTGATTATTCCTATGGATAAGCAATTCATCTTCCTGAAAGGATCCGGAAGTAACAACACCTTCATTTCGTGGAATGGTCATGCCGACATTAACGAAACTGCTACTTTCAGTTCTGAAGCCGACAACACAATCGCCAGGGATATAACGTTCATT AATTCCTACAACTCTCCCCCAAAGGGTAATAAAAATCCCTTAGTGCCGGCGGTGGCAGCTCGGATTCAAGGCGACAAATCGGCCTTCTACCGTTGTGGATTCTTCGGATTGCAGGACACATTGTGGGATGTTAAGGGCAGACATTACTACAAAAGTTGTACAATTGAAGGTGCCGTAGATTTCATATTTGGCGCTGCCCAATCCTTGTACGAG GGTTGCACCATTTCAGTAGCTGCAGGAGCTGTAAACGGACCGGGATTCATCACAGCTCAAGGGAGAGAGAAACCTAACGATACGAACGGGTTCGTGTTCAAGACATGCAACATAGTTGGGGAGGGGAAGGTGTTTCTAGGAAGGGCATGGAGAGATTACGCTAGAGTCCTCTTTTACAATACACTAATGTCCGACATTATTGTCCCTCAAGGATGGGATGCTTGGAATAGCTCCGGACGGGA GAatcaattatcattttcagaGTATAAATGTAGCGGTCCAGGTTCGATGAGTTCTAAGAGAGTGGGATGGGCGAAGAAGATGAGTGACGAAGAGGCTAACAAGTTAGCCACCATTTCCTTCATTGATAATCAAGGATGGGTTGATCAAGCGTTTAAAGTTCTGGGCCCTTAG